The following are encoded in a window of Flavobacterium psychrotrophum genomic DNA:
- a CDS encoding DUF2851 family protein, whose product MKEDFLHHVWQFKKFDLTNLKTTQGEFVQVVNAGQYLQRAGPDFFNAQLVIGGQRWAGNVEIHLKSSDWYHHSHETDTNYDNVVLHVVWEHDADVMRRNGAEIPVLELRNYVDGLLLANYQHLASAKTWINCETELEHISPFVMDNWKERLFFERLERKAQPMLQLAAATNGDWEAVLFAFLSRNFGLNTNGNSFFDMAKSLPFNVVRRESFELENLEAILFGRSGMLGGTYEDVYPKDLQTRYEYIAHKYQLPVFIPAPADYFRHRPDNFPTIRLAQLAAVYNTHQNLFSKIMSANTLPELYELFNVQVQSYWLKHYRFDKESPSKRKTLSASFINLLIINTVVPVKFAYSKSIGKDITESLIDILQQLSPESNAIIDKFRYYKIPVQSAYDSQSLLQLKNEYCSHHRCMHCAVGLQLLKR is encoded by the coding sequence ATGAAAGAAGATTTTCTGCACCATGTGTGGCAGTTTAAAAAATTTGACCTTACGAACCTTAAAACTACGCAGGGCGAATTCGTACAGGTAGTCAATGCAGGTCAGTATCTGCAACGGGCCGGGCCTGATTTTTTTAATGCGCAGCTTGTTATTGGCGGGCAGCGCTGGGCGGGCAATGTAGAGATACACCTTAAAAGTTCTGACTGGTACCACCACAGCCATGAAACCGATACGAATTATGATAACGTTGTACTTCATGTAGTGTGGGAGCATGATGCTGATGTTATGCGCCGCAATGGTGCTGAAATTCCTGTGCTGGAACTCCGCAATTATGTAGATGGCCTGCTGCTGGCTAACTATCAGCATCTGGCATCGGCAAAAACCTGGATAAACTGCGAAACCGAGCTGGAGCATATCAGTCCTTTTGTGATGGATAACTGGAAAGAGCGCCTGTTTTTTGAGCGCCTGGAACGTAAAGCACAGCCCATGCTGCAACTTGCAGCAGCAACTAATGGCGACTGGGAGGCAGTTCTTTTTGCTTTTTTATCGCGCAATTTTGGACTGAATACCAATGGAAACTCTTTTTTTGATATGGCAAAGTCGCTCCCCTTTAACGTAGTGAGAAGGGAGAGCTTTGAACTGGAAAATCTTGAAGCGATTTTATTTGGACGTTCAGGTATGCTGGGTGGTACTTATGAAGATGTGTATCCAAAAGATTTACAAACACGATATGAGTACATCGCACATAAGTATCAATTACCGGTTTTTATTCCCGCACCGGCAGACTACTTTAGGCACCGGCCGGATAATTTTCCTACAATACGCCTTGCACAGCTCGCTGCTGTATATAACACCCATCAAAACCTTTTTTCTAAGATAATGTCGGCAAATACATTGCCCGAACTTTATGAGTTGTTTAATGTGCAGGTGCAGTCTTACTGGTTAAAGCATTACCGTTTTGACAAAGAAAGCCCCAGCAAGCGCAAAACACTTTCGGCCTCATTTATCAATCTTTTAATTATTAATACGGTTGTTCCCGTTAAGTTTGCGTATTCTAAAAGTATAGGTAAAGATATTACAGAGTCTCTTATCGATATATTGCAGCAGTTGTCTCCTGAAAGTAATGCGATAATTGATAAATTTCGATATTATAAAATTCCGGTGCAGTCTGCTTACGACTCCCAGTCGTTACTGCAGCTTAAGAATGAGTATTGCAGTCATCACCGCTGTATGCACTGCGCCGTTGGGCTTCAGCTTTTAAAAAGATAA